CATGTAATAATCAGTCCAACTCTCTCCACCCGTGGTGGCTGCTAAACTCGCCGTGCACACTATGCTACCCTTTACTCCCCTTTCCACCATCGCTTTCGCTGCGTGTTTTACACATGCCGCCGTGCCTCGTACGTTGATGGCCATGATTCGATCAAGTCCTGCAAAGTCAAGATCTATCACCAATTGTTTTGACTTGCTAAATACTCCTGCGTTGCTGAACATGATATCTAGTTGGCCATAGGTATGGATGGTTGAATCGACCAGTTTCTTGACCTGCTCTTCATCAGCTACATCGCAATGGACATAGCTGCAGGTTTCTGAGCCAATTGATTCGGCCACGGTTTGGCCCTCTTCATCTTGGATGTCAGCGATCACAACTCTGGCACCATGGTTGGCAAAAAGTCGAGCAGTTGCCTCGCCTATGCCACGGGCACCACCTGTTATGATGGCAACTTTGCCTTCCAACTTTTTGGTGATATTGGGAGGTGGTTGTGCCATCGCTctttgagataatttttttatctcaaGAAGCTAGTCCTTCTTTAGGAGAAATTATTGTTGTTCCATGCGTCGACAACTCGGAGGATTGCTGCTTTATAATACCCCCAAGTACAGTAGGTTCCGCCCTTTGCCTAATCATGTGCCCACTGCCCATCCCATGTGCTGGAGAATTTTTTAATCAACAATTGGGACTTGGAGTGCAAAGTACTGTATTGCAAACGAGTGCGTcgaattttgatctaattaagTTGAACTTGACTAAGCTTAAATTCGGCTTTTTATtcgaatttaaaaaaataaaaataattattttatttttttaaaaaataaataaaataatattttttaataaataataaaatattaataatatatatgaatttttttttggataaatgaCTTGGAGTTATTAATTACCATCTAGAAGACGTCAAAGATTtatattattacttttttttaattttgtttttggaaaacCCAAGATTCCAAATGCCTTTTGCTTCCAAATGAGTTGGCAAACAGTACGGACCACCAAGTCAATAATTGAGATTGAGTATGCTGAGAAATGTATCCATTTGCTTTATTTTCATACCTTTTAGGTGTCACTCTATTTTTTGAAGGCTGGTAACTCTACTTCTAACTTACATGCATAAATTAATCAGTCAGTCAAAAACTAGGTGCATTTTTTCTGACAATTCAGATGCCATAGAAGTCCAAAACTGGCAAGGAATTGACAAACGATCTTTCTTCGTATTGTGAGAGTTTCAAAGGGCAATTACATCAAATCGAATCTTTACGTGGATCTCGGTCATCTTATGCTTCTTGTGAACACGACAATGGTGGAATTTTGTGCCTCTTGCGGAGGAAAGCCATctaagagataattaaaggCCTAGCCATCTAAGGGATAATTAAGTTGacaacaaaggaaaaaaaaaagtccattTTGGATGAATCTTTAAGTTATGATTATAACCATTAATATCTCCGTGTTTTAAGTTTCAACCTTCAAGTCTGACTTGGCCCCATATGGACAGATTACCATACAACAACAACAGAGATTGACAATCGATTCTGCTTCGGTTGTAACAATGCAAACACACTTACAAGTGTATTTCGAGAGGCCAAATCTGTTTATCAAATTTCATGTGATTTGACATCTTTGTTGCCACAGAATGACACGAAGTGTAAGGCAGTCCAGGAGAAAAGAGTCTTACGATCGATGCCAAGTTATTTTCTTAGGCTCGTTATATACTACGGTGGAAAACACTTGATCTGAACAAAGTTCATCCATTCAATTAATACATCATGCAACCATTTTAGATGATGAATCCTATGAAATGATTACTAGAACTAGAATGATCATAGAACCCTCGTAGATTCAGAGTGCCAAATAGAACCTTGCTTTTGGCATTCTTcacaattttttccttttcttttttttttttgttatatttggtaACTATCTACAATTTTTGTGTacttttttggaagaaaagataTATCATGTGACGATGATTTCACCAAGATAATTCTAGTTAGACATTTTTCTATCCTTGTTCTCTCTACCCTTTTGTAATCACTTTataatctattaaatttaattgaaGGATCCAGTAGAAAGAGGTATGTTAAATATAGCAAAATTTACACTATAACAAGAGTGCAAGACATAAATATATGACAGAAGATGATGATTTGTCTTTTGATAACCAATATTAAGTCAAAGATGCGTCCCACCCAATCCACGGTGTAATAGGGAAAGTGACATAAAAAGTCAAACACGCCTAGCTTCAAGgactttcaatttttgactaaagaaatttttgttttgacaattatgctttttttttttttcaaatgtttcctgtttgtgggtttttttttatcgtaatgataatatttttaataatttaatttattctaattttttaaaaaaaaaagtcgatGAAAATTAAATCATCattaaaaaaatcactaaaaataaTGACAACCACCAAAACCAATACCAAAAATAATGACGCTTGGTAGTGACCACCAGCCAACTGATTGTCTTTTACTGATAAACTGATTAAATGGTCCCAGAATGACAACTTCTCACTCTTggctagcttttttttttttttttttttttcccaaaagatGGCTAGCTACTTTTAATTTTAAAGTTACTGTGATTTGTGAAAGATTACACGCAACATAAAGTTTCGAAGGAGAAACAATGACATGGACACGTGATTACTGATTATAGGACCGTGATATAATAATACAACGTTTGGAAGAGGTGAACTGGGAATCTTCTAATACATGAACTCAAATCCTCCAGATACCAGATTGCTTTagattttatattaaaaaaatttaaaaagaaaaaatttagtATTAACTATTAAGTGCAGGGAAAGATTAAGCTCATTAATTACCGTCACTGATAAGTACAagctagaaaaaaaataataactagTTGCAAGACTCGAGTAAAATCACGAAATTAGACACACGTAGATGATTGAATTACTACTTGGATTAAATGATTCACAGTCTCATTTCTCCCATTTCCTCTCTCATTTTCCCCATgactatctctctctctctctctcgtcatCTTTTCGTCTTCCCgtatttctcttttcttttccacctTTGACTTTGAGTGGTAGGGATCACGTGAAAATGCCGTGACTGCTAGGAAGAGGAAATTTTGCATTGTAGtaacataaaaaaaatgctCATTCTTTGAATCTTCGCAACATCTATATTTATTCAGTTTTCATTTCTTCTAATATAGACAAATCTATGCATTTTGGACTAATTTGTGGAGTGTTCCAATTGAACCATATTTGTTGATTCAATAAAGATCAAGAAAATCCTTCCATGCTTCATATTGCAAATTAGCTAAACCCATTTCTCTACATATCTATCAAAAGATCATACTGTTCTCAGGATgaaaaatttgagaatttgGGATAATATCAGATGCAAGTGAGGAGGCTTTGAGGATTGATTTTCTATTGAATTCCTATATagaatctctttttttttttgacttggaCTGGGATCTTTTGAAAATTTGCCTAATGACAGCTAACATGACGATAAAAGTTTGGGTAGCAATTGGATGGGCTGGGTTGTTTATTTGTGTATCATAATTGGGCTAtcacccaactaggtcaaaattttagTGGGTCGAATTTGAGATCAGTCAAACCAATAAAACACAGAATCACTAAAACCAGATCTTTATGGGGATAAACCCCAACCGGTCCAATTCACAGCACTTGACAATCTTGCTAATTACGTGAAACTCCTAGCCtcgatttttgttttttggtgggCAAGCTCCTAGCCTCACATTAAAAGcgtaattttctcattattGCGTTTTCCAAATTGGTGTcgttttcaaaaaattagtacataatttttattcttttgccaCTCCTATTCCTTGTCCTTTTTAGAAAGATAATACACACCATTCAAATTTCTTAATGTGGAGGGTGAAGTTTGAAAACTCTGTGTAAGTATCACCATTAGGTCATTATTGTTAAAATGTTGAGTTGCCCAAAAATGACAAATATTTGGGATGGAGGGATTGATTAGTAAAGTAAACATAGGAAATacaaagaaagcaagaaagaagTGCACAGAAAATTCGAAATGGTAGCTTTCTACACCAATCAGATGTATGTgtatacttatatatatatatgtattctTTATTACTCATCAGATGTTGCATTTTTCATTCCATAAAGTAAGTATGCATTAATATTTTGGGAGTTCACAAACATTGTCACATTTTTAATAATATACTTCTTTACAGTTTACACTACGTAATAGAGTGACACATATTAAGTTAAAAGGCACGTCACGCCCCAATCCATGGTGTAATAGGGTTGTAACAGCAAAAATCAAACACAGCCTAGCTTCTAGgactttcaatttttgacttaATAATTTTTGTTCCTATAATTACACTCTTTTATTTCCAATGTTTTCTATTTATGGCATTCCCTTTTACCCTGTTCAATTGATTAACATATTTGAATCACCAAATGAATAAGTTTACAGGGTAAACGGGGTTTCCAAAAGACAATAGAAATTTCCAAAAGTTCAGATTAAAGTGAAGTGGTATGTAAAATTGAAAGGCCCATGAATTAGAGTTCTGGATTCAAATCCTCTTTCTccatttttactttttaaatCTCACCTGTCCcttggtaattttttttaaaggttTTATAGGGTAAAAAGGATTTCCGAAAGGCAatagaaatttccaaaatttcagattAAGGTGAAGTAGTGTGTCCTGAATGATTCACAAAAAGGATTTTCATTGCTTAATCCTTTTCCCCTTTGGATTTCAATCCGCATAACCTGCTTTATATGCTACCACTTAATCAACCCGCGCTTAatcattcaaatccaaaattcacGCTTCTCAGCTAAACACAGTCCACGCTTTCTCGAAACTATCTTAACCATTCTAAGTCCATTCCGGGCAAGCATGCAGATCTTCGTCAAATCCCAAAGCAGCAGGACCATTGTTTTCGAGGTGGAAATTTCCGATACCATCCAAGTCGTCAAGGCCAAGCTTCAGCCGAAAGATGGAATCCCTCCTCAGCACCAGAGCCTCGTATTTGCCGGCAAACAACTAGATGAAGATCGCACACTCGCGGATTACGACATCCAGGAGAACTCCACCTTAATGGCAAGGCTGAGGTACACAGACAAGAGAAAATTCCGTCATATGCAGCCATATGATCCTCCCAATAAACCTCACAAAAGCAACCTCCCCAAATCTTTGTCGGAAAACAGTCCACAAAAGTACGCGCCCGTGTTTATCATAGTAATCGTTTAGTTTTTCGGTTAATTGTACTGCTTCTTAATGCTAACTATGACAGGTTTCTTGAAGTTGTTAGATGccatatatgtttttttttttccaatgatCAGTTAATTGGAAATCTTTATCTTGTATTATTGACTGGAATTTGAATTCTTGCGGTTAGATTTTATGTTCTTTACTGATTAGCGACACAGAATTAAGCTAATACAGAATTAATTCATCTTGTATTTATGATTGGAATTTCTTCATATCAATAAATATTGTATCCCTAGACATTGCACCTTTTACATGGCttaattatataaatagttattgacaaaaaaaaaattatataaactGTTCGGCTAAGTTGTGCACCACTCACTCATTAATAGGGGTTtcaagtatttattttttagaaaagtACAAATAACATGGAAAAATGTATAAAAACAAGGACACAATAATTGTGATTGTGTGTATCAACATAACAAATTAAGTAATTTGTGTGTACTAACAAGTGCTCATTGGATACTGATCACTAGAAAAACCCATACATAAAtcaagaaagattaatcttagCTAATTGCAAAACTAATGTTACTCATTGACAAAGTAtaaattgtttttctttttcgtaattttgtaaattgattttttatttgttcatgaaATAATGTCTTGACTataaggaaaaaacaaaatattgggcttaacttaattttaataataattaaatAGTTTACATCAAATTGTGATTTTTTGGCTAAATCCTCAAAATAttgtcaatttttaaaaaaatcaaccaaatgcTAGTCTGCAAAAGCATAGTATCAAACTATGCCTGTCGCGCCATGTTGGCCTGACGGGCTccaaattttcaccaaaaaaagCTACATGATGCAATGACTCCTGCCTCTTACAACTTGCCACCCTACGTGGCTGGTCTTTGCCCCCACGGGATAGCTCGAGCGGTCCGCTCCCCCTCCTTAGGGTATGGCGACCTTCCTGGCTTGTCCAGGGTTCGAGTCCCGCTGTTAACGTGTTCGGTGTGGAGTGGGGCCTCCTCTCCCgggccgcaggggattagtcgggctccgtaaggattgacccggatacccctgtgtcgacaaaaaaaagaaaaaaaagaaaaagcaatgaCCCCACATGGCGTGACGGGCtccaaattttcacaaaaaaaaagctACATAACGCAATGGccccacaatttttttttaagggacCTGTCAAGCCGTCATGCCACCATGGCGCGACAGCTTACAGGATTTTCCATGCTTTTTCTGTCTCGTCATGAAcgccctttttgtttttcttcagaAAAATTGTGTATAGAAATTTGTAAAATAAGAATTAGGGTCGGTAAAACCATTTTACCAAATGTAGAAATGTTTAGGgtttacatattataaataattTGTAAGATTTACAAATTAGTAAAGTGACGGTTTGTTAATATTAACTTTGTTCATATAGTCTTCTAACACTTAGCTGTATCACATTAGGGTTTACTGTTTAGGGTTTACAATttacaaattagggtttagggtttacaaaatcAACTGTAATTGTATAGAAGTAGAAATATTACTACGTGAAttgcaattttttatatttagaaATTTATATAAAATGCCATTGTGTTAAAAAATTAATCTTCGTAGAAATAAAGAATGTTTGTATAAAACACATAGATAGTAAATGTGCTTTTATAGGTCATTATTTGACATACGATACTCATATTTAATgattaaaagaattaaattgATCATAGAGTTAGTTATACCTTTTTATCTATTAAATTAATGTACCATTTTCTGGTATTGTAAGGTTTCATAAAATGCCGTGTACTTctcaattttgaaaatatttaatGTTGTTCAATCGTAAAGCGACTAGATTAAACATAAAAATCGAAATAAATAAATGCCAAGATGGATGAAGTTTAAaacattgttaaaaaaaaatatcaatgcCTCGCGTGTTTCTTGCCTTTATCTTTGCCCTTAGCCTGCTCGCGAAGGGTTGTGGGGGATAACATCTTTGCCCTTAGTTTGCTAAAATGGTTTTACTAACCCTAATtcttatttcacaaatttctATACACAATTTTTCTTaagaacaaaaaaaggaaaatcctgtcagctcttaaaaaaaaatttgtggggCCGTCGCTCCTAggccatttaaaaaaaaaatttggcataGTTTGGTACTATACTTCTGCAGACACGCATTTGGTTGAATTTTTTAGCAATTGACAATATTTGAGGATTTAGCCTGATTTTTTTACATTGAGGCCATAAAATCATAGTAATTCATCAGACTTTCAGAGTTTTACAACACACTTTGTTGgggaaaaaatgggaaaaagaaTACACAACTGCAAACATAATCTATTGTATCTCCAGTTTCTCACGAGAGTCGGTGTCTGCTAGGCTACCGATACCAAAAGGATAAGCATTAAGTAATGAGGATAATGCAGAGTATGCCAATCTGGAAGATGCTTCATACACTATTTCACTGGGATGGAAATCATCCCAGAAATAATATTGGTTTCTGTTGCTGCAGGGAATTTGTCCAGGAATGCATTGTCCAGCACTAACTGTTGTAGACACATTGCAGCATGGTGATTTATCAATTGTAATTTCTGAGATAGATTTAGTGTAAGAATgcattgaaaaaattaaaaaaaaaacacagtaTCAAAGAAAAACGTGGAAGTAGACGTGAAGAAGATGTACAatgaccttttttctttttttcttttcttttcgtttttgtttCTACATAAACTGAAATTTCCTAAGTGAACCCTCCAATTGTCTGGTCTATATTATGTATCCAACTACACATTCAAATGGAAGCATCAATTATTAGAAAATGGCAAGTGGCAAGTTAGGATAATTTTGCTTTTATATTTACGTGTGAAATGCTGAGTAGCTGAAGTGTTTGTAAGTCAATCGTTCCATTAAAACGTTAATTTGCTTCATTGGACTTCGAGTTTATGCAAGTATATATACTGATGAATTATCATTCCATATAGTAGCAACCAATATTTCCTGTTCAAATGGTTAAAAGCTAACAAATCTAATTGTTCAAAGTGTATTAGACGCTTTAGATCATTTTATTAGGAAAAGTATGAAAAAtaagaacccaaaaaaaaaaattcatagaagGGTACAACTTTTGGTAAATAAGGGTATGGGTATTGTTCATTGATTAAAACAGTTAATAAATTTATTGTTAAATGACTAGATcttgtttgataacccaattcagcacttaaatttaatgacttcagattttaacatattcggacttgtttgataataaaaaatagaacatctaaattaattaagttacactgaattttctaggcaaaatttgtttgaaaaaataagTGATGAGTTATTCACTTACTACTTAATATGGtatatactcaaatatattagatttagtGCTTAATAATTCAGtaacttaatgaattcaaactttatatttcaaatttgaattttcagatttcagttttatcaaacgcattcTAAATCACCTTCATAGAATTGTGCAATCTATTGTATAGGGCATCTACACAAATATTATATTAAGAGATAAACTCTTTGGTTTATGAGCCTCTTCATTTTGATATTGCATTATCATGATTTTCATAaacttcaaaagaaaataaccCAAGAATGTTAAATGTGGTAACTAACCAAATAATAACCAACTTGCATCTTTttcaaagaaacaaattatTATCCACACATTTTACCTCAGTCTTTATAACAAAAATGTTGTAAAATTAAGTTCAATAAGCTTATTTTGTAACCAAAACCTTGATATTCTTTTCGATTGCATGAACATCAGGTTTGCCTTCATCACCGTCCTATATTATCTGTGCAGGTTGAGTCTAAATAAACACTTTCGGTTTCCATAAAGTAGAAGTTCTAACGTACCTGCAGGCATAGTGCTCAAAGTGATTGCTGTCACATTTACATAGATAAAATGTGCACTGCTTAACTCGGTATTCAGTTCATCGACCAGTGGCTTGAGCTCCTCATTGAATAACTGAACTTCACTATTTAAAGAATCCACACATGTACCATCTATAGATAACAAACCAGGCACACAACCAAGGAAACCTAGCCCAAAGATAGCTATTTTTCTTGCCCCCAATCTGTACAATTTCTAGCACCAAAAGGGATACGAGttaggttttttcttttttctttttaaatgtaTATTCAAGATGAACATCAAAatttaatgaatgaaaatggaaattagtcaaaagaaaataattatacGAACCCTTAGTTGCTGAGAATATTCTTTAATCAACATTCTAGCAAATTGTCTTGGAGTACATAGGCGGCTTGTAGGATAATATTCTGGCAGTAAGTAGCTGTCGATGTAATCGTTACTTCCAATTGCAAAAGTATACAAACATTTGGCTAGGTATTCTTTTGTTGCAGCTTCGTTCCCAATTAATCTCACAAGCTGCGAAGTTACTCTTCTATGATTTTGCAATTGTTGGTTGAGGCTGACGATATC
This portion of the Coffea arabica cultivar ET-39 chromosome 2e, Coffea Arabica ET-39 HiFi, whole genome shotgun sequence genome encodes:
- the LOC113731130 gene encoding (-)-isopiperitenol/(-)-carveol dehydrogenase, mitochondrial-like, giving the protein MAQPPPNITKKLEGKVAIITGGARGIGEATARLFANHGARVVIADIQDEEGQTVAESIGSETCSYVHCDVADEEQVKKLVDSTIHTYGQLDIMFSNAGVFSKSKQLVIDLDFAGLDRIMAINVRGTAACVKHAAKAMVERGVKGSIVCTASLAATTGGESWTDYYMSKHAILGLMRCASKQLGPHGIRVNTVSPFAVATPLTCSSFQMDAEEFEKLNQPLSCLKGTILKVNHIADAALFLASDDSAFITGHNLVVDGGCTV
- the LOC113731129 gene encoding GDSL esterase/lipase At1g29670 isoform X1, encoding MTFVAKQWVFLPVVGVLSLFLQPFALGNPQVPCYFIFGDSQDDNGNNNYLNTTAKANYPPYGIDFPEGPTGRFTNGRNQADFIAELLGFEGYMPPFANIKGQDITKGVNYASAASGILDQTGRQLGDIVSLNQQLQNHRRVTSQLVRLIGNEAATKEYLAKCLYTFAIGSNDYIDSYLLPEYYPTSRLCTPRQFARMLIKEYSQQLRKLYRLGARKIAIFGLGFLGCVPGLLSIDGTCVDSLNSEVQLFNEELKPLVDELNTELSSAHFIYVNVTAITLSTMPAEITIDKSPCCNVSTTVSAGQCIPGQIPCSNRNQYYFWDDFHPSEIVYEASSRLAYSALSSLLNAYPFGIGSLADTDSREKLEIQ
- the LOC113731129 gene encoding GDSL esterase/lipase At1g29670 isoform X2 yields the protein MTFVAKQWVFLPVVGVLSLFLQPFALGNPQVPCYFIFGDSQDDNGNNNYLNTTAKANYPPYGIDFPEGPTGRFTNGRNQADFIAELLGFEGYMPPFANIKGQDITKGVNYASAASGILDQTGRQLGDIVSLNQQLQNHRRVTSQLVRLIGNEAATKEYLAKCLYTFAIGSNDYIDSYLLPEYYPTSRLCTPRQFARMLIKEYSQQLRKLYRLGARKIAIFGLGFLGCVPGLLSIDGTCVDSLNSEVQLFNEELKPLVDELNTELSSAHFIYVNVTAITLSTMPAVSAGQCIPGQIPCSNRNQYYFWDDFHPSEIVYEASSRLAYSALSSLLNAYPFGIGSLADTDSREKLEIQ